The genomic window TTGAGGATCTTCAATGTGCGTCTCCTTCGCGTCCAAGAGGGGAGAAAGCGGAAAAACCTTTAACCAGGGGACAGCAAATCGCCATATCTCACCCTGTAGAACATCAGCTTCACTAGCTCGGTGGTCAATATGACAAGGTTATCCTTCATTCCTCTCTGCGGCAGGCTTGCCGCAGGGTACACCCTGAGCGCTACAGGGTCGCCGGAGAAAACTTCTTTAAAAGTCCAAAGCGTTCGTCTCGTGTGATAGTCGGACGTGACCACCACCAGGCTCCTGATGCCGCCATCGGCCAAAACATGGTCACGGGTATGCAAAGCATCATGAATGGTACCGCTGGCGGAGAAAGCTAATTTCACAATGGCAGCCTGCGGAATCTGCCTCTTCAACAATTCGACCTCTGCCCATTCAACGTGATAGAGATTCCGCTGGTGCTCAGTGGACCAGGCGCCGAGGACACCGTCGTTGGTCAGCAGGATTCTCGGGGCAACGCCTTCCTGGTAGAGGCGAACCAGTACTGGAACCCTTTCGGCCGGGCTGCCCGCCATCAGGACCAGGGCATCGGCCCGCTGCAGCGTCGGCTCGATGACCAGG from Desulfuromonadales bacterium includes these protein-coding regions:
- a CDS encoding YdcF family protein; amino-acid sequence: MAGLTLLGVAPGILFPLLEGYLVIEPTLQRADALVLMAGSPAERVPVLVRLYQEGVAPRILLTNDGVLGAWSTEHQRNLYHVEWAEVELLKRQIPQAAIVKLAFSASGTIHDALHTRDHVLADGGIRSLVVVTSDYHTRRTLWTFKEVFSGDPVALRVYPAASLPQRGMKDNLVILTTELVKLMFYRVRYGDLLSPG